A stretch of the Pseudoalteromonas phenolica genome encodes the following:
- a CDS encoding M4 family metallopeptidase encodes MANWTKLGLISSAVFASLAAHSADSQRVTSKNQAEVKALISAQSTLSTNHTYFAPITNHGVKQLKTSHQRMQQYVLDTPIWGQQLSIQSTSQHVSGFYAANLDVKQLKQFQTQTSSANDFAHVILKKAKLDANTAYEIHKVKRYVYLENGSAVFAQLVQLEIELPNEVLKPTALITEHNNKVVKYWDDIHHVEATGPGGNEKMGRIEFGDDSPAMQVTQDGDTCYLENDKVKTVSLESDSNNTEAFSFPCSRNTHKEVNGAYSPLNEAHAYGTAVFDMYNDWYGTAPLTFQLLMRVHYGNSYENAFWDGRAMTFGDGANRFHPLTSLDIVSHEVSHGFTQQNSNLIYNEQSGGINEAFSDMAGEAAEFFLRGQNDWLSGADIAKEGEALRFFETPSLDGVSIDHADDYYGGIDVHYSSGVFNRAFYLLSNTEGWDTRKAFDIMVKANQQYWVQSTDFVDGACGAINSAIDLGYGIYDVIAAFEQVGVSCDNIRFVDNDEDGMDDNWEIAYGLNPEDSSDAALDLDEDNLTNLQEYQFGSYPNNTDSDDDGLLDGEEVNQYNTSPANSDSDSDKMPDGWEVLHSLDPTSAIDANGDADEDGFSNVIEFFQSTDPNDPTSFPEGPIEHYFNFEDGLVPAGFTHSDSNSPWFVSEVDGRKVLTNNDIGDDQRTKTKFEFVSEQAFVTFDYKLDTEACCDFLKVYIDGQEVLSVAGQEGWFNFTESISVGAHEIEFEFTKDGSVSTEADAVYIDNLYIGSTLPDSDQDGMPDFWEERFGLNPNDASDAETDTDNDGLSNLNEFLNSTNPSLNDTDNDGMPDGWEVQYGLAPTNPEDAALDADNDGFSNLDEYRVGTAPNDSESVPEPIDITTSFEANTLPDWMKTPDTSDAAWIIDGDMTSDGQQSIRSGVITDSQNSAFEISGAFEQGHLLFEFYQDREQCCDNLVININDQEVYRSSNEQNQQWLSRSISIPAGINNIKFIYDKDGSVSSGEDLIRLDNFVWLANNSTRDTDNDGLPDVWELEYGLDWNDAADAQTDSDFDGLTALQEFQAQTSPINSDTDSDLLPDGFEVSNALNPLDSNDAALDSDNDSYTNLQEFYANSDVNSSVSIPREITQLNEDFEGNELPEWFVQTVDSTTTWQLSTDWHQSGNQSIKVNQNNNSNSEQVAGFAIAGEFEAGLMVFDTNGGNLRVYLNDLLVKDFYSYQEMMSAIPLTNGFNVIRFVGDSNTFIDDITFGIEIPADRDSDNDGIPDLWELEYGLNPRDSYDASRDVDYDGLTNIQEYSLNADPTSSDTDNDGVHDSEDSHPNDASQGENQAPVFGDLSEQTIEALGKQTWITDVYSPEVTDNGHLEPNVYLVSSDYLELGSHQVTWRARDNVGNETEDHVQTITIVDTTAPEYRSRLSEVVVTTHEQLAALMLERNVFYDSVDHNDVSISIDSSVSLHAGNRRIPVSVSDKSGNSVTHLVEVQVLPELRIPKVLVIAKEGEMSLPLILDGETPLGSIRLELEADGNYLGYYYLNSNELKVSPQVRIESELLLNGTSIKISDVRGAYLVDHDTSLLTVQAEQYAPSVTASIMFNQVPTSVLESNKTYAELRFAVEDLNVSDEHTVEISSEFSSGYLSYENWSRAGVYSFNPSELEVGTYNITIKVTETNTDSALSSEIVVPITIIAPLELTDADTDNDGISDAEEGITDRDRDGIVDYLDAISSPSIAILGDDQSLNVLDMGARVTLGRVKSGLTDGFATDMSITSEMVEQYSEDKFGTTEQLFDPHYRDISKTANVTAILYANNTNATLSLPSQVTTLIDTTPKVRALTSNGWVTLTEITTETSCANCLVFSVTDGGEMDLDGSVNGRVEVVAKLAVADANRLPELVLETPESIDENSSFELDASQSFDLDKDEISFTWSISDTVIGLEPGESGKATLTVGELSESIDTVLTLVLNDGYGVVEHEFNITFNHVNALPVITMTDFIEVNEQTEVTVSASASDKESESLSYEWTQKTGVVVEIQDATSQTLAFTAPNVTADTELEFELAVSDGTDITKSVLKVKVMNTQSDGSTDNSNSGSNGNEAKSDGGSGGGSMPLWLLVASLAAVLIRRRSHVTLH; translated from the coding sequence ATGGCTAACTGGACAAAGTTAGGGCTAATTTCTTCGGCGGTTTTTGCTAGCCTCGCAGCACATAGTGCTGACTCACAAAGGGTTACGAGTAAGAACCAAGCTGAGGTTAAAGCTCTCATATCAGCTCAATCTACTTTATCAACAAACCATACTTATTTTGCCCCAATTACGAATCATGGTGTAAAACAACTAAAAACAAGTCACCAGCGTATGCAGCAATATGTGCTTGATACGCCTATTTGGGGTCAACAATTAAGTATTCAAAGCACCTCGCAACATGTTTCAGGTTTTTATGCTGCTAACTTAGACGTAAAACAGCTAAAACAATTTCAAACTCAAACTTCTAGTGCGAATGATTTTGCTCACGTAATTCTAAAAAAAGCAAAACTTGATGCTAATACAGCTTATGAGATTCATAAAGTTAAGCGCTATGTATATTTAGAGAATGGAAGTGCTGTTTTTGCACAATTAGTGCAACTGGAAATTGAGTTGCCAAATGAAGTACTTAAACCTACTGCTTTGATTACAGAGCATAACAATAAAGTTGTAAAATATTGGGATGATATTCACCACGTTGAGGCTACAGGTCCTGGCGGCAATGAAAAGATGGGCCGCATAGAGTTTGGCGATGACTCGCCAGCTATGCAAGTGACACAAGATGGTGATACATGTTACTTAGAAAATGATAAGGTAAAAACAGTTTCTTTAGAGTCTGACTCTAATAATACTGAAGCATTTTCATTCCCATGTAGTCGCAATACGCATAAAGAAGTTAATGGTGCCTATTCCCCATTAAATGAAGCTCATGCTTATGGCACAGCTGTATTCGATATGTATAACGATTGGTATGGTACGGCTCCGTTAACGTTCCAATTACTAATGCGTGTTCACTATGGTAATAGCTACGAAAATGCCTTTTGGGATGGCAGGGCAATGACATTTGGTGATGGCGCTAATAGATTCCATCCTCTTACTTCTCTTGATATTGTCTCTCATGAAGTTAGTCACGGCTTTACTCAGCAAAATTCTAACTTGATTTACAATGAGCAATCAGGTGGCATTAATGAAGCTTTCTCAGATATGGCTGGTGAAGCTGCCGAGTTTTTCCTCAGAGGCCAGAATGATTGGTTATCAGGTGCTGATATCGCTAAAGAAGGTGAGGCACTAAGGTTTTTTGAAACCCCTTCTCTAGATGGTGTATCAATCGATCATGCTGACGATTATTACGGCGGTATCGATGTGCACTACAGCAGCGGTGTGTTCAACCGAGCGTTTTATCTTCTTTCTAACACAGAAGGCTGGGATACCCGCAAAGCATTCGACATCATGGTTAAAGCGAATCAGCAGTACTGGGTGCAAAGTACCGACTTTGTTGATGGTGCATGTGGTGCAATTAACTCTGCTATCGATTTAGGTTATGGCATTTATGATGTTATAGCTGCTTTTGAGCAAGTTGGAGTGAGCTGTGACAATATTCGCTTTGTCGATAACGATGAAGATGGGATGGATGACAACTGGGAAATTGCTTATGGTTTGAACCCAGAAGATTCATCAGATGCTGCGCTTGATTTAGACGAAGACAACTTAACCAACCTGCAAGAGTACCAGTTTGGTTCTTATCCTAATAACACAGATAGTGATGATGATGGTTTATTAGATGGTGAAGAGGTTAACCAGTATAATACCTCACCTGCTAACTCTGATTCTGATTCTGATAAGATGCCTGATGGTTGGGAGGTTCTCCATAGCCTAGATCCTACTTCAGCGATAGATGCCAATGGCGATGCTGATGAGGATGGGTTCAGTAATGTGATTGAGTTTTTCCAAAGCACAGACCCGAATGATCCAACGTCTTTCCCTGAAGGTCCAATTGAACATTACTTTAACTTTGAAGATGGTTTAGTACCAGCTGGATTTACTCACTCAGATAGCAACTCGCCTTGGTTTGTTAGTGAAGTTGATGGTAGGAAAGTGCTAACCAATAATGATATTGGTGATGATCAACGAACAAAGACTAAATTTGAATTTGTTTCTGAGCAAGCTTTCGTTACCTTTGATTATAAACTAGATACCGAAGCGTGTTGTGACTTCTTAAAAGTTTACATCGATGGTCAGGAGGTGCTGAGCGTAGCAGGTCAAGAGGGCTGGTTTAATTTCACTGAATCAATCTCCGTGGGCGCTCATGAAATTGAATTTGAATTCACGAAAGACGGTAGCGTAAGTACTGAAGCCGATGCGGTTTATATCGATAACCTTTATATTGGTAGCACGCTCCCAGATTCTGACCAAGATGGCATGCCTGATTTTTGGGAAGAGCGTTTTGGACTGAACCCGAATGATGCCTCAGATGCTGAAACAGACACTGATAATGATGGTTTATCTAATCTAAACGAGTTCTTAAATTCAACCAACCCAAGTTTAAATGATACTGACAATGACGGAATGCCTGATGGTTGGGAAGTACAGTATGGTCTAGCACCTACAAATCCTGAAGATGCAGCTTTAGACGCTGATAATGATGGCTTCAGTAATTTAGATGAGTATAGAGTGGGTACTGCGCCAAATGATTCAGAATCAGTTCCAGAGCCAATAGATATTACGACCTCTTTTGAAGCTAATACGTTACCAGATTGGATGAAAACACCAGATACTTCTGATGCAGCTTGGATTATCGATGGGGATATGACGTCAGACGGCCAGCAAAGTATCCGTTCAGGTGTTATTACCGACTCTCAAAATAGTGCTTTTGAGATTTCAGGTGCATTTGAACAAGGCCATTTATTGTTTGAATTTTATCAAGATAGAGAACAGTGTTGTGATAACTTGGTAATTAATATAAACGACCAAGAAGTTTATCGTTCGAGTAATGAACAGAACCAACAGTGGCTATCTCGAAGTATCAGTATACCTGCTGGTATCAATAACATTAAATTTATTTATGACAAAGATGGCTCTGTATCATCCGGTGAAGACCTGATCCGTTTAGATAATTTTGTGTGGTTAGCAAATAACAGTACTCGTGACACTGACAATGATGGTTTACCTGATGTATGGGAGCTAGAGTATGGATTAGATTGGAATGACGCAGCTGATGCGCAGACCGATTCAGATTTCGATGGCTTGACTGCGTTACAAGAGTTCCAAGCTCAGACTAGCCCAATTAATTCAGATACAGATTCAGACTTATTACCTGATGGTTTTGAAGTAAGTAATGCATTAAACCCGCTTGATAGTAATGATGCAGCGTTAGATTCAGATAATGACAGCTACACCAATCTTCAAGAATTCTATGCTAACAGCGATGTTAACTCGTCAGTTTCTATACCTCGTGAAATTACTCAGCTAAATGAAGATTTTGAGGGTAACGAATTACCTGAATGGTTTGTACAAACTGTGGATTCAACGACAACTTGGCAGTTGTCTACAGATTGGCATCAATCAGGTAATCAAAGTATAAAAGTAAATCAAAACAACAACAGTAATAGTGAACAGGTTGCAGGTTTTGCAATTGCTGGAGAGTTTGAAGCTGGTTTGATGGTGTTTGATACTAATGGTGGGAATCTACGAGTCTATTTAAATGATCTGCTAGTCAAAGACTTTTATTCTTATCAAGAAATGATGAGTGCGATTCCGCTCACAAATGGTTTTAATGTAATTCGGTTTGTAGGTGACAGTAACACGTTTATTGATGACATCACGTTCGGTATAGAGATACCAGCAGACAGGGATTCTGATAACGATGGTATCCCAGACCTTTGGGAACTAGAATATGGATTGAACCCTAGAGATAGCTACGATGCAAGTCGCGACGTCGACTATGATGGTTTGACCAATATTCAAGAATACAGCTTAAATGCTGATCCAACATCTAGCGATACAGATAATGATGGTGTTCATGATAGTGAAGACTCACACCCTAACGATGCTTCTCAAGGTGAGAATCAGGCTCCAGTATTTGGGGATTTAAGTGAGCAAACAATAGAAGCACTAGGTAAGCAAACATGGATTACAGATGTTTATAGTCCTGAAGTAACAGACAACGGTCATCTAGAGCCTAATGTCTATTTGGTGAGTAGTGATTACTTAGAGTTGGGGTCGCATCAAGTTACTTGGCGTGCTCGTGATAATGTAGGTAATGAAACAGAAGACCATGTTCAAACAATTACTATTGTGGACACCACTGCACCAGAGTATAGGTCACGCCTGTCTGAAGTAGTTGTTACAACTCATGAACAGCTAGCAGCTTTAATGCTTGAACGTAATGTATTTTACGACAGCGTAGACCATAACGATGTATCAATTAGTATTGACTCAAGTGTTAGCTTACATGCAGGCAATCGTCGTATACCAGTGTCAGTATCTGATAAAAGTGGAAACTCTGTGACTCACTTAGTCGAAGTTCAGGTATTACCTGAATTAAGAATCCCTAAAGTATTAGTGATTGCGAAGGAAGGTGAAATGAGTCTACCGCTAATTCTTGATGGTGAAACGCCTTTAGGTTCAATTCGATTGGAACTAGAAGCCGATGGGAACTATCTTGGCTATTATTATCTAAATTCTAATGAGCTAAAAGTTTCGCCTCAAGTTAGAATTGAATCTGAGCTGTTACTTAATGGAACAAGTATCAAGATAAGTGATGTTCGAGGCGCTTATTTAGTTGACCATGATACGTCATTGTTGACTGTTCAGGCGGAACAATATGCACCAAGTGTCACAGCAAGTATCATGTTTAATCAAGTTCCAACATCTGTTTTAGAGTCAAATAAAACTTATGCTGAGCTAAGATTTGCTGTTGAAGATTTAAATGTTAGTGATGAACATACGGTAGAGATCAGTTCTGAATTTTCATCAGGCTATCTGAGTTATGAAAATTGGAGCCGAGCTGGAGTATATAGCTTTAATCCAAGTGAGTTAGAAGTTGGAACTTATAACATCACCATTAAAGTCACAGAAACCAACACAGATTCAGCATTATCTAGCGAAATTGTTGTGCCAATCACTATCATTGCGCCATTAGAACTAACTGATGCCGATACTGACAATGATGGTATCAGTGATGCTGAAGAAGGGATAACTGACAGAGATCGTGATGGTATTGTTGACTATCTTGATGCTATTAGTAGCCCAAGTATTGCAATACTAGGTGATGACCAGTCTCTAAATGTGTTAGACATGGGCGCGCGAGTTACGTTGGGTCGAGTTAAGTCAGGCCTTACGGATGGTTTCGCAACGGATATGTCAATCACTTCTGAGATGGTTGAGCAATATAGTGAAGATAAGTTTGGTACTACTGAGCAGTTATTTGATCCTCATTATAGAGATATCAGTAAAACAGCTAACGTAACAGCTATTTTGTACGCTAATAATACAAATGCGACATTATCACTACCAAGTCAAGTAACCACGTTAATAGACACAACGCCAAAAGTAAGAGCTTTAACCTCAAATGGCTGGGTGACTTTAACTGAGATTACAACAGAGACTTCATGTGCGAATTGTTTGGTATTTAGTGTAACTGACGGCGGTGAAATGGACTTGGATGGTTCAGTTAACGGCCGAGTAGAAGTTGTTGCTAAGTTGGCAGTTGCAGATGCAAACCGTTTACCAGAGCTAGTTCTAGAAACTCCTGAAAGTATTGACGAGAACTCTTCTTTTGAACTAGATGCATCACAAAGTTTCGATTTAGACAAAGACGAAATTAGTTTCACTTGGTCCATTTCGGATACTGTGATAGGTCTAGAACCTGGAGAGTCAGGCAAAGCGACACTTACTGTAGGTGAATTATCAGAATCTATCGATACTGTATTAACTTTAGTATTGAATGATGGCTATGGTGTTGTGGAACATGAGTTTAATATAACCTTTAATCATGTTAATGCTTTGCCTGTAATTACTATGACTGACTTTATTGAGGTGAATGAGCAGACTGAAGTTACAGTCTCAGCATCGGCTTCAGATAAGGAATCAGAGTCACTAAGTTATGAGTGGACACAGAAAACTGGTGTCGTTGTTGAAATTCAAGATGCAACATCACAAACTTTAGCTTTTACAGCACCAAATGTAACTGCTGATACAGAGCTTGAGTTCGAGTTAGCGGTAAGTGATGGCACAGATATCACTAAATCTGTACTTAAAGTAAAAGTGATGAATACACAATCTGATGGCTCTACCGATAATTCTAACAGTGGCAGCAATGGTAATGAGGCTAAATCAGACGGAGGCTCAGGTGGGGGCTCTATGCCTCTTTGGCTTCTGGTTGCGAGCTTAGCTGCTGTACTTATAAGACGTCGAAGCCATGTAACGCTTCACTAA
- a CDS encoding DUF938 domain-containing protein, protein MTKPYSQACENNKDPILSKIRRYLTGKERILEVGSGTGQHAVHFARHLPNISWYTADQAMHHEGINAWLDEANLSNLIAPITLDLNHDWPVTEKYDAIYTANTFHIVSEPLVERLIKGATKHSQAQSHLFIYGPFNYNGQFTSESNQGFDAMLRARDPQSGIRDQEWVVSLAKKHGFELVQDHEMPANNRLLVFKR, encoded by the coding sequence ATGACTAAGCCATATTCTCAAGCGTGTGAAAACAACAAAGACCCAATTCTAAGTAAGATAAGAAGATATTTAACGGGCAAAGAAAGAATTTTAGAAGTAGGAAGCGGTACTGGGCAGCATGCAGTGCACTTTGCAAGGCATCTTCCGAATATAAGTTGGTACACGGCAGATCAAGCCATGCATCATGAAGGGATTAACGCTTGGTTAGATGAAGCTAACTTGAGTAACTTAATTGCGCCAATAACACTAGATTTGAACCATGATTGGCCTGTGACTGAAAAGTACGATGCAATTTACACTGCTAACACGTTTCATATTGTGTCTGAGCCTTTGGTTGAAAGGTTAATCAAAGGCGCTACCAAACACAGTCAAGCGCAAAGTCATTTATTCATTTATGGGCCTTTTAACTACAATGGTCAGTTTACCAGTGAAAGTAACCAAGGCTTCGATGCCATGTTAAGGGCAAGAGACCCACAAAGTGGTATTCGAGATCAAGAATGGGTTGTATCTTTGGCAAAGAAACACGGCTTTGAATTAGTTCAAGACCACGAAATGCCTGCAAATAATAGGCTATTGGTGTTTAAACGGTAA
- a CDS encoding GNAT family N-acetyltransferase, protein MTYQHDFVDSILNISEQTWDSLTNEHVFSGYAWLSALEKSGCVNKQTGWQPQHLVIKQSDHIVAILPGFIKNHSYGEYVFDWAFAEAYERYGLDYYPKWLCGVPFTPVQGPRILCKHITPELISYIEATLLEFGENGLSGIHLNFLSEHANFGNTTLIPRRNVQFHWQNKDYQNFNDFLSVLNARKRKMITKERLKVQQQNLSIHWFSGDEVDDALLDAFYLSYRLTYLKRSGHNGYLNREFFALIIKNLSYAVRLCCAFKDDDIVATSLYFVSGDTLYGRYWGAIESQYDSLHFELCYYQGIELAIKEGITTFDAGAQGEHKLARGFEPVWRHSYHTLFRPEFRIALQDYCEREAQALQLYFTECEAKLPFKHQ, encoded by the coding sequence ATGACCTATCAGCATGACTTTGTAGACTCGATTTTAAATATCTCGGAACAAACCTGGGACTCACTCACAAATGAGCATGTTTTTTCCGGTTATGCTTGGCTAAGTGCGTTAGAAAAAAGCGGATGCGTAAATAAACAAACAGGTTGGCAGCCTCAGCACCTTGTCATTAAACAAAGCGATCATATTGTGGCTATCTTACCTGGCTTTATAAAAAACCACTCTTATGGTGAATATGTCTTTGATTGGGCATTTGCTGAAGCGTACGAAAGGTATGGGCTAGATTATTACCCTAAATGGCTGTGTGGTGTACCTTTTACCCCTGTGCAAGGTCCTCGCATTCTTTGCAAACACATCACGCCTGAATTAATTAGTTATATAGAAGCAACTTTACTTGAGTTTGGTGAAAATGGTCTCAGTGGCATCCATCTTAACTTTTTATCTGAACATGCAAACTTTGGCAATACCACATTGATCCCAAGACGCAATGTACAATTTCACTGGCAAAATAAAGACTATCAAAACTTCAATGACTTTCTATCAGTGCTTAATGCTCGAAAGCGGAAAATGATCACTAAAGAGCGATTAAAAGTACAACAACAGAATTTATCCATACACTGGTTTTCAGGTGACGAAGTTGATGATGCCTTACTCGATGCCTTTTATTTAAGTTACCGCCTGACTTATTTAAAGCGCTCGGGCCATAATGGCTATTTAAATCGCGAATTTTTCGCCTTGATTATAAAAAACTTATCGTATGCTGTTCGTTTATGCTGCGCATTCAAAGATGATGATATTGTAGCCACTAGCCTTTATTTTGTTTCAGGTGATACTCTATACGGCCGCTACTGGGGTGCAATTGAGTCCCAGTATGACTCGCTTCACTTTGAGCTCTGTTATTACCAAGGCATTGAACTTGCGATAAAAGAAGGCATCACCACTTTTGATGCCGGCGCTCAAGGCGAGCATAAGCTCGCTCGAGGTTTTGAGCCAGTTTGGCGTCACTCTTACCACACCTTGTTTAGGCCAGAGTTTAGAATTGCGCTACAAGACTATTGCGAAAGAGAAGCCCAAGCCTTACAGCTGTACTTTACCGAGTGTGAAGCTAAATTACCGTTTAAACACCAATAG
- a CDS encoding cold-shock protein, whose amino-acid sequence MSNTVTGTVKWFNESKGFGFIAQENGPDVFAHFSAIKGDGFRTLVEGQKVEFTLATGQKGPQAENITVL is encoded by the coding sequence ATGTCTAATACAGTTACTGGTACCGTTAAGTGGTTTAACGAGTCAAAAGGTTTTGGTTTCATTGCACAAGAAAATGGTCCAGATGTTTTCGCACACTTCAGCGCTATCAAAGGTGACGGTTTCCGCACTTTAGTTGAAGGTCAGAAAGTAGAGTTCACATTAGCTACAGGTCAAAAAGGCCCACAAGCTGAGAACATCACTGTACTTTAA
- a CDS encoding GntR family transcriptional regulator, protein MSIFQENAVTASDKAFFRLRKEIVEGEIPASAKLSETELSTKYEVSRAVVREAINRLESCNLVERKPNVGARVVALSPEGLIELYQVRESLEGMAARLAATNMSDNEVAELKLLLNSQSENIKTTERYYQEAGDLDFHYRIILGSKNNHLINMLVNGLYHLVRMYRVQLGMAGPRVSTAFDEHKHIVQAISNRDPELAEMLMRRHIMYSKNNIEAKLNQ, encoded by the coding sequence ATGTCGATTTTTCAAGAAAATGCTGTAACAGCCTCAGATAAAGCGTTTTTTCGCTTAAGAAAAGAGATTGTAGAGGGTGAAATCCCAGCATCAGCAAAACTCAGTGAAACTGAGTTGTCGACAAAATATGAAGTAAGCCGTGCAGTAGTCCGAGAAGCAATTAACCGTTTAGAAAGCTGTAACTTGGTTGAGCGCAAGCCAAATGTGGGTGCACGTGTGGTGGCATTAAGCCCTGAGGGATTAATTGAACTTTACCAAGTGCGTGAGTCACTAGAAGGCATGGCAGCGCGTCTTGCTGCAACTAATATGTCTGATAACGAAGTAGCTGAGCTTAAGCTGTTACTGAATAGCCAGTCAGAAAATATCAAAACCACAGAGCGCTATTATCAAGAAGCGGGTGATTTAGATTTTCACTATCGCATTATTCTCGGCAGCAAAAATAATCATTTAATTAATATGCTGGTCAATGGTCTATATCACTTAGTGCGTATGTATCGCGTGCAGTTAGGCATGGCGGGTCCTCGTGTGAGTACCGCTTTTGATGAGCATAAACATATAGTGCAAGCAATCAGCAATCGCGACCCTGAGTTGGCCGAAATGTTGATGCGCCGACACATTATGTATTCAAAAAATAATATCGAAGCCAAGCTAAACCAGTGA